A portion of the Anaerolineae bacterium genome contains these proteins:
- a CDS encoding PilZ domain-containing protein: MIDDLKNFSEVKPVVTNHIKNVKVDDVRNREHVRVDDVLKVDYRKIPQKDYETCKDDPEIIFENTFGKPFEVPKIENVSLELLYKLIYQANLKIDRILNILESKNTEKYESVSGEYVNISGSGMRFIANQSFSINDIIALRVFIPLVSKTWINILGKVVSITESESANKYDIAVKFEELSESDREIIIGYVFKRQRELLRRSSKRP, translated from the coding sequence ATGATTGATGATTTAAAAAATTTTTCAGAAGTTAAACCGGTCGTGACAAACCATATAAAAAACGTAAAAGTAGATGACGTTCGAAATCGAGAACACGTAAGAGTAGATGACGTGCTCAAGGTTGATTACCGGAAGATTCCGCAGAAAGACTATGAGACGTGCAAAGACGACCCGGAAATTATTTTTGAAAATACTTTTGGCAAACCCTTTGAAGTGCCTAAAATTGAGAATGTTAGCTTAGAATTGCTCTACAAGCTTATATATCAGGCAAACCTGAAAATAGACCGTATTTTAAACATACTGGAAAGCAAAAATACTGAGAAATATGAATCTGTGAGCGGTGAATATGTGAATATTAGTGGTTCCGGAATGAGATTCATCGCAAACCAGAGTTTTTCGATCAACGATATTATTGCGCTTAGAGTTTTTATTCCTTTAGTCTCCAAGACGTGGATAAATATACTTGGAAAAGTAGTCTCAATTACAGAATCAGAGTCAGCAAATAAATACGATATTGCTGTTAAATTTGAAGAACTCTCTGAAAGCGACAGGGAAATTATCATAGGATATGTGTTTAAAAGGCAGAGAGAACTCCTGAGACGCAGCTCAAAACGCC